In Plasmodium gaboni strain SY75 chromosome 14, whole genome shotgun sequence, one genomic interval encodes:
- a CDS encoding elongation factor 2, translated as MVNFTVDQVREIMNKTKQIRNMSVIAHVDHGKSTLTDSLVSKAGIISSKNAGDARFTDTRQDEQERCITIKSTGISMYFEHDLEDGEGKKPFLINLIDSPGHVDFSSEVTAALRVTDGALVVVDTIEGVCVQTETVLYQALGERIKPVLHVNKVDRALLELQMEVEDIYQTFARTIESVNVIISTYTDKLMGDIQVYPEKGTVSFGSGLQGWAFTLETFSRIYSKKFGIEKKKMMQRLWGNSFYDAKTKKWSKNQQEGYKRGFCQFIMEPILNLCQSIMNDDKEKYSKMLTNIGVELKGDDKLLTGKQLLKKAMQLWLPAGDTLLEMIVTHLPSPADAQKYRVENLYEGPMDDEAANAIRNCDPNGPLMMYISKMVPTSDKGRFYAFGRVFSGTVATGQKVRIQGPHYVPGEKTDLYEKNIQRTVLMMGRYTEQVQDVPCGNTCCLVGVDQYIVKSGTITTFKEAHNIADMKYSVSPVVRVAVKPKDSKQLPKLVDGLKKLAKSDPLVLCTTDESGEHIISGCGELHIEICLKDLKDEYAQIDFIVSDPVVSYRETVTEESTITCLGKSPNKHNRLFMKAYPLAEGLPEAIDKNKVSDKDDPKTRANYLHSNFQWDKNLALKIWAFGPETIGPNLLTDNTSGIQYMNEIKVHCVAAFQWASKEGVLCEENMRGIEFRMLDVHMHADAIHRGAGQIMPACKKCIYACELTAFPRLVEPIYLVDISCPQDVVSGVYGVLNKRRGIVISEEQKLGTPLLKIQSHLPVSESFGFTSALRAATSGQAFPQCVFDHWSVLYDDPFDSNKNSYKIIMNIRERKGIKVEMPQLDQYLDKL; from the coding sequence ATGGTGAACTTTACAGTAGATCAAGTTCGTGAGATCATGAACAAAACCAAACAAATTAGGAACATGTCTGTTATAGCACATGTCGACCACGGGAAATCAACATTAACAGATTCTCTAGTTTCTAAGGCTGGTATTATATCTAGTAAGAATGCTGGAGATGCTCGTTTTACTGATACTAGGCAAGATGAACAAGAAAGATGTATTACCATTAAATCGACTGGTATATCTATGTATTTTGAACATGATTTAGAAGATGGAGAAGGAAAGAAACCCTTTTTAATTAACCTTATTGATTCTCCAGGGCACGTCGATTTTTCATCAGAAGTTACTGCAGCATTAAGAGTTACAGATGGTGCTTTAGTTGTTGTTGATACTATTGAAGGTGTATGTGTACAAACTGAAACTGTTTTATATCAAGCCTTAGGAGAAAGAATTAAGCCTGTATTACACGTTAATAAAGTTGACAGAGCTTTATTAGAATTACAAATGGAAGTTGAAGATATTTATCAAACATTTGCTAGAACTATTGAAAGTGTTAATGTCATTATCTCTACTTATACTGACAAATTAATGGGTGATATTCAAGTATATCCAGAAAAAGGTACTGTATCTTTTGGTTCTGGTTTACAAGGATGGGCATTTACCTTAGAAACCTTTTCAAGAATCTATTCCAAAAAATTTGGTATCgagaaaaagaaaatgatgCAACGTTTATGGGGTAACAGTTTTTATGATGCCAAAACTAAAAAATGGTCTAAGAATCAACAAGAAGGATATAAAAGAGGTTTCTGTCAATTTATTATGGAACCAATTTTAAACTTGTGTCAATCTATCATGAACgatgataaagaaaaatattctaAAATGTTAACAAATATTGGTGTTGAATTAAAAGGAGACGACAAATTATTGACTGGAAAACaacttttaaaaaaagcTATGCAATTGTGGTTACCAGCAGGTGATACATTATTAGAAATGATTGTTACACACTTACCTTCTCCAGCTGATGCACAAAAATACCGTGTTGAAAACTTATATGAAGGTCCAATGGATGATGAAGCAGCTAATGCCATCCGTAATTGTGATCCTAATGGTCCATTAATGATGTATATATCAAAGATGGTTCCTACATCAGATAAGGGTAGATTTTATGCTTTTGGTCGTGTCTTTTCAGGTACTGTTGCAACAGGACAAAAAGTTAGAATACAAGGACCACACTATGTTCCAGGTGAAAAAACAGATTTGTATGAAAAGAATATTCAGAGAACTGTTTTAATGATGGGTAGATATACTGAACAAGTACAAGATGTTCCATGTGGTAACACATGTTGTTTAGTTGGTGTAGATCAATATATAGTAAAATCAGGTACTATTACTACCTTTAAAGAAGCTCACAATATTGCTGATATGAAATACAGTGTCTCCCCTGTCGTGCGTGTTGCTGTCAAACCAAAAGATAGTAAACAATTACCAAAATTGGTTGATGGTCTTAAGAAATTAGCAAAATCTGATCCATTAGTATTATGTACTACCGATGAAAGTGGAGAACACATTATATCTGGTTGTGGTGAATTACATATAGAAATATGTTTGAAAGATTTAAAAGATGAATATGCACAAATTGATTTTATTGTATCTGATCCAGTTGTCTCATACAGAGAAACAGTAACAGAAGAATCTACCATAACTTGTTTAGGAAAATCACCAAACAAACACAATCGTTTATTCATGAAAGCTTATCCATTAGCTGAAGGTTTACCAGAAGCtatagataaaaataaagtatCAGATAAAGATGATCCAAAAACCAGAGCAAACTACTTACATAGCAACTTTCAATGGGATAAGAACTTAGCTCTTAAAATATGGGCATTCGGTCCAGAAACTATCGGTCCTAACTTGTTAACAGATAACACAAGTGGTATCCAATATATGAACGAAATTAAAGTACATTGTGTTGCAGCTTTCCAATGGGCATCCAAAGAAGGTGTTTTATGTGAAGAAAATATGAGAGGTATTGAATTCAGAATGTTAGATGTTCATATGCACGCTGATGCTATCCACAGAGGTGCTGGACAAATTATGCCTGCATgtaaaaaatgtatatatgcATGTGAATTAACAGCTTTCCCAAGATTAGTTGAACCAATCTATCTTGTCGATATTAGTTGCCCACAAGATGTTGTTAGTGGTGTTTATGGTGTTTTGAACAAAAGAAGAGGTATTGTTATATCAGAAGAACAAAAACTAGGTACTccattattaaaaatacaatCTCACTTACCTGTCTCGGAATCATTTGGTTTCACCTCAGCTTTACGTGCTGCTACATCTGGTCAAGCTTTCCCACAATGTGTCTTTGATCACTGGTCTGTATTATATGACGATCCATTTGATTCAAACAAAAACTCatacaaaattattatgaacaTTAGAGAAAGAAAAGGTATTAAAGTTGAAATGCCACAATTAGATCAATATTTAGATAAACTTTAA